CATTGGAATAATAATTAAACTTTCGGGTGATATTGACCATAATGAATTCAATAAAGTTATTGATAAAGAAAAACCTCTTCATGAATCATTAGCTGATATAAAAAAACTGCTAAATGTTAAATGTCGATTTAGAAAACAAAGTGATAGATCAATTGAGAAAATAGAATCCCCTTCAATTATCTACGATAATGATAACATTGCTTATCTACTCGCTAATTTTAATCATGAGCAAGTTCTTATACAGCGGTTTGGTAATCATGCACCTGAAATTTGGACAATAGATGAATTTAAACAAAAATGGAGCGGTAAATGGCTACAAGTAAAATCCACACAAAGTAAATTCGATATCACTTGGTTTCAAGCTGAATTTTTAAAATATAAAGATATTATTGCGTGGGTTTTACTATTTTCATTTATTTTACAAATACTCGCTTTAGTCTCTCCTATTGTTATTCAAGTGATTATGGATAAAGTGCTTGTTCATAATAGTATGGCGACTCTGGATGTATTAATATTTGGCTTAATTATTGTCGCTATTATTGAAGTTAGTTTAAAAGGACTAAGAGAATATATTTATCATCACACCGTAAACCGTATTGATATTACACTAGGCTTAAAGCTAGTTAATCATTTACTGCACCTTCCTATCTCTTTTTTCAAAACACGCCAAATTGGTGCAATTGTTACTCGAGTCAAAGAGTTAGAAACTATTCGTGAGTTTCTAACGGGGAGCTTTTTTACATTATGTGTTGATGTACTATTTCTGTTTGTATTTATCTATGTGATGAGCCTACTTTCTTCAACGCTCACTCTGATCTTTCTCTGCTCTATTCCGCTTTATTTACTCGTTGCTTGGTGGCTAACCCCTAAAATTGAAGCCGCTGCTCATGAACAGTTTGCGAATATTGCAATCAATACATCTTTTTTAACAGAAAGCATTAATGGTATTGAAACAGCAAAAAGCTTATCTGTAGAGCCAAATTTTACTCGCCGATGGGATAAGCAAACTTCAGATATGAGCCACACCACTTTTGTTGCAGGGCAAGTGAGTTCTCGATCAGAACACCTTGTGATGGTAATTGAGAAATTAACCAGTGCGGTTATTTTATGGGTTGGTGCATCGGAAGTATTGGCTTTACAACTGACCATTGGGCAATTTATTGCTTTCCACATGATGGTCAACCATGCCAGCCAACCACTAGTAAAATTGGTCAAACTTTGGGGAGATTACATAAGAACAAAAGTGGCTATTGAGAAGTTAGCTCAAATAATTAATTTACCAACAGAGCAGACTAAACATGGAGAGCGTAAATCCTTAAAAGGATATATCCAGTTACGTAATATCTGTTTTCGCTATCAACCCAATATGCCGTATATTCTTCAAGATTTTAATTTATCCATTCGTTCAGGTGAAACATTAGGGATTGTTGGGACATCGGGTTCAGGGAAAAGCACCTTAGCACGTTTATTACTCCGTCTATACACCCCAGAACAAGGCGGTATTTTTATTGATGGAGTACCATTAACATCGATAAATATTCATTCATTAAGACAACAAGTTGGCATTGTCCTTCAAGAGAATTACCTGTTTAACCAAACTGTATTCGATAATATTGCCCAAACTCGTCCAAATAGCTCAATGGATCAAGTGATACATGCTGCTAAAATGGCGGGTGCACATGATTTTATTTTAAAGCTACCAATGGGCTACGACACCATTCTATCTGAAGGTGGCTCATCGTTATCAGGCGGTCAACGCCAACGTATCGCCATTGCACGCACACTACTTGCGGATCCTAAAATTATCATATTTGATGAAGCAACCAGTGCCTTGGATGATGAGTCTCAAGCTATTATTCAGGAAAACATGCAACTTATCGCTCAAGGTAGAACGGTTATTACTATTGCACACAGGCTCTCCACGATACGTGATCATCAACGTATTATCGTCATGCAGGAAGGCAAGATCGTAGAGCAAGGCAGCCACCAACAATTAATTGAGCAAGGTCAGTTCTATAAACACTTGTGGTCATTACAGCAATCACTTAAATAATTACATGGATGTTAGCTATGAAACAGACAGCAACCAATACACGGTATGATCGTTTTTTACCGTCACATTTGGCATTATTAAAAAGCCCACCTTCTTATCTTGCATTGATGACTGCGATTATTATTAGTATAGGTATATTATTCGCTATTTTATGGTCCTACATTGGTAAATTAGATATTCAAGCCACCGCACAAGGCCGATTAATTGTTTCTGGAAGAACACAAATTATTCAGGCTTTTGAACTAAGTCGTTTGCAACATATTTACGTCGCTGATGGACAAAAAGTTAAAAAAGGAGACCCTTTATTGAGTGTGAATGTATTAGGGATCAATCAAGATATTCTGAATCTAACCTATCAAATTAACTTTCAAAAAATTGAAAAATTGGTTCACCATAGTTTGTTAAATCAGCAATCACCTGAGCTGAATAATGAGTTTGCTAGTTTATTATCTATTGAGCAACAACGGGTTATACAAACTTATCAAAACTTAAAAAATGAATATGACGCATTAGTCACTGAAATAAATAACGAGATAGCCATTAATAGAGCAAATTATTCAGCGAGAAACCTTGAATTAAAAGATATCAATTTATTAATCATTAATATTAAAAAACGACTTGATGCTCACAGCGCATTAAATGAAAAAAAACTTATTAGCCAAAAAGAGTTCTTAGAACAAGAACGTGAACTGCTGCATACCAAAAAAGAAAAAACAACAAAACTCGCCGAGCTGACTATTTTAGATAGTCAATATCACGCATTACAAGAAAAACTGAATCGTTTACAAACACAAAAGAACCAAGAATGGTATGAAAAATACCGACAGGCTGAGTTTAAGCATGCATCAGCCGAACAAGAACTCGCAAAAAACCAAGAAAGAGAGCAACTAGAAATTATTCGTTCTCCTGTTGATGGAACAATACAGCAACTAGCAACTTATACTTTAGGCGCTGTATTACAACCGGCTCAACAATTAATGGTCATTGTCCCTAGTAATGATGTGCAACTGGCTGAAGTCAAAATTCTAAATAAAGACATTGGCTTTATTCGAGAAGGGCAAAGTGCGACGGTGAAAATTGATGCCTTTCCTTACACCCGCTATGGCACCATAGAGGGCGAAGTTTTATCAATATCAAGAGATAGCACTCAAGATGAGCAACTTGGTCTCGTTTTTTTAGGGCAAATTAGCCTTAACAAGAAAAGTTTATTGGTTGAAGGTAATACTATTGAGCTCACGCCAGGTCTATCTGTCACGACAGAGATCAAAACGGAAAAACGTCGCGTTATTGATTATTTATTAAGTCCAATTCAAGAATATACCTCCACCGCGATGAGGGAAAAATAATCTATGGAAACGATAAATAACAACTATGGATTAGAGGCATTAATTTGGGTCGCTAACCATTATCAAAAAAGCCTCACTAAAGATCAGTTAATGCATGCCATAGGCATGAACTCTGTTTCACCAACAAATTGGGAACTCAGAGAATGTGCTCATATTACAGGTTATGAAACTGAGTTGCTTGAATTACACAAGCAACAATTTACTCATCTCCCTCTTCCCGCACTGGTTGATATTAATGGATGCTGGTTTGTATTATCAAAAGACAGTGATGACTCATTAATTTTAATTCATCCTGAAAGTAATAAAATAGTATCATTCAATGATATTCCTAATGACAATAATAAGATTATTGTTCTATTGATAAAAGAACAGCTTGAAATTGAACAAAAAAGAAAGTTTGGTATTAGTTGGTTTATCCCTTCAATATTACGTCAGCGTTCACAACTGAAAAATATTTTTATTCTTGCTGCAATCGTTCAGTTATTTGCTTTGATCAATCCTTTATTTTTCCAAAATATCATTGATAAGGTGCTAGTAGGAAGAAGCATTGATAGTTTGCATGTATTGGCTATTGGTATTATCAGTATTGCATTTGCCGAACCACTATATACATTTATCCGTAATAAAATTTTCAGTAATACGAGCTCACAAATTGGTTCAGAGTTATCAGGTAAACTCTATCGCCACTTAATGGCATTACCATTGAATTATTTTAAATTACGGCCAACAGGCAAAATCATTGCTCGGAGCAGAGAAATGTCTCATATCCGCCAATTTTTGACCGGTTCAACATTGATGTTATTTATTGATTTACTGTTTGTTAGCCTATTTATCGCCATACTATTTTACTATAGTGCCAATATGACATGGATCCTCATAGGCTCCCTATTTGTCTTTTTTATCCTATGGATGATACTCGGCCCTATCATTCGACGACAAACGGAAAAGTCCTATCAGGCCGATGAAAACGGTTTAACTTTTTTAACTGAATCAATCACGGGTATTGAAACAGTAAAAACCACTGCCACCGAAAAGTATTTTTACCATCGTTGGCAGAAATTACTCAGTAAACAGCTAATTCAAGGCTTTAAAGTCACTATGCGCAGTGAAATTGCATCACAACTGATGACTTTAGTCAGCAAAGTCACTACTGCGCTGCTTCTTTGGGTCGGCGTTAAAGAAGTGATGAATGGCGGCATCAGCCCCGGTGAATTGGTTGCCTATAATATGCTAAGTGCCCATGTGACCCAACCAGTCTTGCGCTTGGCGCAAATTTGGCAAGACTTTCAGCACACCATTATCTCACTGCGTCGTGTGGGAGATATCCTTGATGAACCCATTGAAAATGAAAGAAAAGGAATAGTGAGTTCTGCATCTATCCATGGCTGTATCGACTTCCAAAACATTCGTTTTCGTTATCAACCGGACACACCAGAAGTCCTCAATAACCTTTCACTTTCAGTCAAAGCGGGAGAATTTATTGGCATTACAGGCCCTTCAGGATCTGGAAAAAGTACCTTAACTAAGCTGCTACAACGACTCTATATCCCACAACATGGTCAAGTGATTGTTGATGGAATGGATTTAGCCGTCAGCGATACGGTCACCTTGCGTCGATGCATGAGCGTGGTATTACAAGAAAGTATGCTTTTTGTTGGCACTATTACCGAAAACATTCGTTTGAGTAAACCGCAAGCCAGTGATGATGATGTGATTGAAGCGGCAAAATTGGCGGGAGCCTATGAATTTATTATGAAACTCCCCGATAATTTTAATTATCACTTATCAGAAAGAGGTAGTAATCTTTCTGGAGGGCAACGCCAGCGTATTGCACTTGCGAGGGCATTACTGACAAAACCTGATATTCTGATTTTAGATGAAGCGACATCTGCGTTAGATTATGAATCACGGGATGTGCAAATATTGATTAATGATTTTTAGCTAGCAAAGCCGCACTACAAGCCAGCCAGCATTTTTGCGATTTGCTTATTTTTGCCTATTTTTATCGATTCCTCTCATTTTTGTGTCACAATTTCGGCACAGTTCGTCACAGTGATTTCCCTCCGTGCTATACTTCGATCATTCATTCCCCCCCACAAAAAAGCTATCATGCACAATCTCGCAGAACTATCGAAAGAAGATAAAGACAAAGTAAATGTCGATTTAGCAGCTTCCGGTGTCGCTTATCGCGAAAGACTCGGCAAGCCTGTTATTGATATCGAAGTCGAAAATCAACAGCCTGAGCATTTGCGCGAGTACTTTCGTGAGCGTTTAGTTTATTACAGAGAATTGAGTAAGCAGTTTCCGCAGGGGTATGAGTACGATAGAGAAGGTTAAATATCACTTTCCCTTTCAGCTTCCTCTGCCTCAAGCTTAGCCTCTTCTTCAGCTTGCTTCTCTGCTGCTTCTTTTGCTAATCGCTCTGCTTCTGCTTGCTTGAGATTGTAGATAGAGTTACTAGGCATATTTACGCGAACGTCGATCCAATGCCCATTCGGAATATCGCAATACTCATAGTCTTCGCGCTCAACTTTAAGTAGCTTTTCTTTCTTGCCTTCTTCCGTGTCGACTTCAACAAGCTCGTCTTTCAGAAACTCCGGATAAGTCATTAAGCGCTCAGCTTCTTGACGCTCATTTAACTCATGCTTGCGATAGCGTGTTTCAATGATAATGTCGCCGTCTGGAAGTACATCAAAGCTACCCCAAACTAATGGTAGATTGTTAATGCCATTTGGGATGACCATGCCACCATGAATACCGCCCCATGACGCATCTGAATTCATACCGAGTACGCCTTTCAGCTTATAGCGACCAGTGCCGAGTTTTTCGAGTTCAACGCCTTCTGACTCTTCGTTAAGCTCAATGTGATCAGCAAATACTTTGATAATCGGGGATGCTGCTTTTAAGTTGCCGTTTGAGTCTTTTGTTGTGTTTGCTGTTGAATAAATAGTTGATATTGCAGAAAAGGCTCCAGCATTTAAAGTTCTAAATGATAAATTCATGTTTCCAGTTGTTCTTCCAATCTGAAAACCGTAATTTCCATCTCTAACATTGACAATATGAGCAGAACCATTATTGCCCCAAGGATTACCAGTACCTCCCGGCGTGGCATAGAATCCCGTCCCTAAAGTTGTAGATGTAAAGTTTGTCGAAGATTGGGGAAGACTAATTCCTATACCATAATCACCGACTTGCATTAATCGTGTATTGCCGTTTTCCGGTCTCGGTATTTCAACACGCCCAAACCAGCGATCCCCTATTTTGTATTGAAAATAAGCATATCCATCCGGCGAGCTTTCCGGTGCAGGATATAAATATATCGTCGAGTTCGTTTGTTTTCTAGTCGACCCTAATGCTACTGCTGTCACGCCTCCTTCTACCAGCCCTCCAGCCTTGTCAAACTTCCCATCAAGCAATTTATCTCGCTCTGCTTCTGTGCGTGTTTTTCGCACCGTGCCATCTGGAAGTTTAACGTCAATAACTCCAGACTCTGTCATGATGCGATTTTGGATATCACTGAACTGTACGTTAGATATGTTCATTGCAACAATCTTGTTTGAAGCATCAGAATATGAGTTCACCATTGTTGTTTCAATTCGATACTCGCCATTTTTTACCTCTGTCTGCGCTGGAAATGATAGTGTTAACTCTGTGTTGCTCTGAATAGATGCGATGCTGTTGATGTAAACAGTTGTTCCGTTGTAAATCAAAATAACTTGCCCAGCAGATACAAGCGAGTTGTTATCTTTCCATTTTGTATTTGTGCCAGTTACTTTAGTACTTGTTGCCGTCGTTGTGACCGTGCCGATGTTGTACATATTATTCTCCGAAATTTAGATACAAAAAAACCGCTTAATTGCGGCTAATTGTGCAAATTGATATTTATTGATATTAAAAATAATCATCTCTATTCAAAACTATCGTGTCACATTCAGAATAAAATGCGTTTCCTGCGCCGGTCTTGTGAGAGCCGTATTTGAAATAAGACCCTTGTTGCACGCTAATGAATCCGTCAAACATTTTTAACCCTCCATGCCAACATCTATTTTGACCTGTCTGACCCGTGAAAAATACGCCATATCGAGCTAATGGAACCAATGGCTTGTTATATACCTTTGACGCATTACGCCCAATGTGTATATATTCTGGCGCCTTTATTGGTGGATAATGATTTGTTATTACGGGTTGGTTATTTTTATTAAATAAAAACAACCCCCAATCACCTGCTTTTAATGGGGGTGTAAAGCCACTTTGGAGAATAACTATATCCATCCTCAGTGAGTTTCCATTTGTTATTATCGTATTCGATTCATGGTCATACTCAATTACAGCACTTGGATGATCCCAATACGCAAGTACTAATTGCGAATTACGATTTGGTAAGTTACTGGGGAGTGTAATTGTGTTATTGACTATTCCGCTATACGTCCAAACAATAAATCCTAACTGAGTTTTATTTGTTATTGCTGTATAGTCAGTCGTTCCTTTTGTATAAACCAACCAGCCGTTTGATGCATCTTTTGTCGCGTCATGAGTTTCGAATACATGAAGCCTAGCTGCTGGGTCTGTATAACCGCGATAATCGTTTTTATAAAAATATGACGTTTTTAAGCCTATATTAATATTGTTGCCAGTTACCTGAATATTATTAATAACTATATGATTAAACCACCCAGTCTGATCAATCCAAACATTTGTCGCTTGAAAAGGAACAGCAATTAATCGCGTGTTTGGGGATTTTTCGGTTACTGAGACTGAGTGTGAATAATCCCAAGTTCCAAGCGGTGCTCTTGGAACGTCTATAGTCCTTAGATAATTAAAACTTCGTGTACCAGATAGCCCATAAGGGTTTTTTACACCAACTTTATTAAACATATAAACGTCATATGCCAAAACTCCCTCCTTTCCAATTACCAATGAATAACCGTAAATTACCTTGAGCGTCGTACATAGATATTTCATTATTTTTCTGAATCATAGAGCCTGCGCTGTCAGAACCGTATATTTCAACTACGCCATTGCTCATATCAAATCTTGACCCTATTCTTTTCGTTGGATCGTAGTTTTTTGAGCGCATATCAGTGCCAACAATGATTTTTTCAATTGTTGCTTTATTGATAAATGCTTCATTGATAAACACTTGACCGTTTTCAACGAAAAATACGGGCTCTAACTTACCGCTTTTGGGATTGAGGATACCAAACGTATCAGCACTAAAGCCGATCTGCGTCACTACTTTTCCATTCTGAACAGTCGCCCCCATCATGAATTTAGCATCGTAATATTGACCATTCCAATTAATGCCGGTCTTGATTGTGTAGATAGCAGAGCCATTCCCTTGGTGATCGAAAATAGTTTGACCACGAAGTTCAATTGCTGACTTGTTATCTCCAATTTCAGACATAATTAACTGATTAGTTTCAGCTTGTGATTTCTCATTGTCGGATACAGTTTTCTTGAGAGTTGTAATACTTGAATTGACATCATTGAATTGAGTTTCAATTTTCTCGAATGACTGTGCGAATGCCTGAAACTTGTCAGCTGTTACTGTATCTAAACGAGTAATTGACGCTTTAATTCTCAGTTGCTCAATTGCTTGATTTCCAACCTCCGCAGTCAACTGCATACCCATTTCAGACAGTGAGCTTTCAGCATTAGCAATTGTTTGCTGCATGTTTGCAATCGTCGCTTCATTGCTTTCAAAGCGAGACTGACTCTGCTCTTTGACTTCAGTTATCGCTTTTGTGTTGCTTGCTGTTGTTTCAGTTAATTTACCGATGTTTGCTGTTGTCTCATCGTACTGACTTTGTTGAGTTTGCTTAATCTGAGTTGTCGTTTCTTCTAGTGTTGCGATTGACTGTGTATTGTTTGTCACAGCAGCACTAACTTTCGATAGTTCCCCTTTGTTTTTATCAATTTCATCTTTGTTAGCGTTGATGTCTTTCCCGAGTTCTGCGCGTACTTGCTCTGTGCGCTCTGACTGTGCTTTGTCTTTCTCAGCGATTGATTTACGCACATCAATAAATTCAGCTTCTGACTGATCATGTTGCGCTTTTACACTTTCAACTAATTGTGCAGTAGCTTTTTCATTTGTTGCCGTCGCTGTTGCAAGTCGAGTGACTTCTGCTTTCGTTTTCAGTAACTCTGAGTTAGTTTCATTAACTTGTGCAGTTGTCTGCATAATCGCTTCTGATACTGCAAACTCGATGTTAGTCAGTGACGTTTCAATGTTAGTAATGTAACCACGCATTTCCCCGAATTCTGCTGTCGTTGACTGCTCAAACTTCGCTTGCGCTTGTTTCAAGTCAACTGTCGCTGTTTCGACTGTAGTAACACGACTCTTGATGTCACCAACTTCTTTATTTGTCTCTCCTAATTCCGCTTTAACTTGACTAATTTGTTGAGCTGTCGCTTTCTCATAGCTCGTTTGAGTATCTTTGATATTGAGAATTTCAGCAGCGTTATAGCTTACTTCAGCGCTGATTTTCTCTTGCCATCGCGCGGCGGCTTCTCTATCAGTAACTTGCACTTGTTCAAGGCGGAATATCTCAGCTTTGCGATCAGCAACTTCTTCTTTCAAGCTAAAATGTAATTCTGTAGTGAACTGAGTGTTCATCATTACTGCTTCATTGATAGTACCTAGTTCGCGATCAATGCCGATTATTTTCTGCTCAAAGACGGCACCGTCAATTTTCAAGTCGGCAACTTGGTCTTTGTTGAAGTCGATTTGCTCTTGCATGATTTGGCCGGCTTCGGTAGAAAGAAACTTATCACCAACAACATCTAAAATCCCCTCAACATCTGTTGACGATTCACCTAGAACAATATCTGTCCACTCTGATTCATTACCCGTTTTATCAACTAAGCGTGCACGGAAATAGAAACGGATCCCCGCTTTTAGCCCAGACATGCGATACGATTTTAGAGGGTATGGCACATCAGCAAGTAATTGCATATCTTCAACAATATTAGTTTGTGAATACTGCAACTCTGTTTTTAATGTATCACTGGTGTTCACATCAAAGCCCCAATCTAATGTAATCCCCCAAACTTCTGAGGTCGCACGTAGATTAAGCGGCTTCGGTGGATTACCTTCTTTCCCGTTGAGTTGGGTTTCTTCTGCGCTGGCCCACACGCTGGAAATTTCAGACGCATTAATCGCCCGTACGCGAACTTGATAACGGCCCGCATAAATCCCATTGACTTCAAAACCCAGCGTCGATGTACGCGATGCATTTATCCAGTTACCATTGTCTCTGCGCCACTCTGCCTCATATGCAATCGCACTATCAGCAGCTTCCCAATCAACGCGCAATGTCGTAAATGCAATACCCTGATCTACTTGTGAATAGGAGGAAATACGCACGTTTTTCGGTGCTGGTTGCACATTAGGTGGGATAACTGTAATTGGTCGTTCGTCAATGCGTGCCCCCGAGTCGATATGATCATAATTGTCAGGGTTATGAATAGTACCGTTAATGGTGTAAGTATTGTCACCATTGTCGCTGATATTAATAACCCGATACAGTTGAACGGCTAAGTCGTCAGAGTCCACTACCCACACGGACTCTTTTTCGGGCTTCTGTGAATATTCAGTAGAGATAGTGACAATCTTCTGATTAACTGCGGTAACAGTTCTGCCTTCTGATCTGCCATCAGGCAAATTAACAATTAAACGGTCTCCAACTTTAATTGACGCTACTCTATCAAGCGTGATTTTACGACCTTCGACCGCTGAAATTCTCCCCCCGATTTGACGCCCAGCAAAATCTGAATCAGCTAAACCAATAATATGACCAGGAGATGGTATCGCACCCTCTAAACCTGTGGCAAAAGTAACTACGCGGTCATTTGAATTAACAAGTAAAACCCATCGACCACGACGATTTGCCTCACTTCTGCGAGTGCAACCAATCGCTGACAGATCTGTTTTACGCACTCCATATCTACGCTGAAGCTTTAAATCAACAACGGCTTCAATGTCGTCACTGCTATGGTTTTCAGTGTTTGTGAATGAAACTAATGCTTGTGTATAGCGATTCTGGATGCTGCCGCCAGAGTAAGAAGGTTTGCCACCAGCAATATTTGCGTTTGTGAATACTCTAAAAACAGGGTCAGGCATGTCAGCTACGACATTAA
This portion of the Providencia manganoxydans genome encodes:
- a CDS encoding peptidase domain-containing ABC transporter; amino-acid sequence: MDNEQTQSTLYFIGIIIKLSGDIDHNEFNKVIDKEKPLHESLADIKKLLNVKCRFRKQSDRSIEKIESPSIIYDNDNIAYLLANFNHEQVLIQRFGNHAPEIWTIDEFKQKWSGKWLQVKSTQSKFDITWFQAEFLKYKDIIAWVLLFSFILQILALVSPIVIQVIMDKVLVHNSMATLDVLIFGLIIVAIIEVSLKGLREYIYHHTVNRIDITLGLKLVNHLLHLPISFFKTRQIGAIVTRVKELETIREFLTGSFFTLCVDVLFLFVFIYVMSLLSSTLTLIFLCSIPLYLLVAWWLTPKIEAAAHEQFANIAINTSFLTESINGIETAKSLSVEPNFTRRWDKQTSDMSHTTFVAGQVSSRSEHLVMVIEKLTSAVILWVGASEVLALQLTIGQFIAFHMMVNHASQPLVKLVKLWGDYIRTKVAIEKLAQIINLPTEQTKHGERKSLKGYIQLRNICFRYQPNMPYILQDFNLSIRSGETLGIVGTSGSGKSTLARLLLRLYTPEQGGIFIDGVPLTSINIHSLRQQVGIVLQENYLFNQTVFDNIAQTRPNSSMDQVIHAAKMAGAHDFILKLPMGYDTILSEGGSSLSGGQRQRIAIARTLLADPKIIIFDEATSALDDESQAIIQENMQLIAQGRTVITIAHRLSTIRDHQRIIVMQEGKIVEQGSHQQLIEQGQFYKHLWSLQQSLK
- a CDS encoding HlyD family type I secretion periplasmic adaptor subunit translates to MKQTATNTRYDRFLPSHLALLKSPPSYLALMTAIIISIGILFAILWSYIGKLDIQATAQGRLIVSGRTQIIQAFELSRLQHIYVADGQKVKKGDPLLSVNVLGINQDILNLTYQINFQKIEKLVHHSLLNQQSPELNNEFASLLSIEQQRVIQTYQNLKNEYDALVTEINNEIAINRANYSARNLELKDINLLIINIKKRLDAHSALNEKKLISQKEFLEQERELLHTKKEKTTKLAELTILDSQYHALQEKLNRLQTQKNQEWYEKYRQAEFKHASAEQELAKNQEREQLEIIRSPVDGTIQQLATYTLGAVLQPAQQLMVIVPSNDVQLAEVKILNKDIGFIREGQSATVKIDAFPYTRYGTIEGEVLSISRDSTQDEQLGLVFLGQISLNKKSLLVEGNTIELTPGLSVTTEIKTEKRRVIDYLLSPIQEYTSTAMREK
- a CDS encoding type I secretion system permease/ATPase — its product is METINNNYGLEALIWVANHYQKSLTKDQLMHAIGMNSVSPTNWELRECAHITGYETELLELHKQQFTHLPLPALVDINGCWFVLSKDSDDSLILIHPESNKIVSFNDIPNDNNKIIVLLIKEQLEIEQKRKFGISWFIPSILRQRSQLKNIFILAAIVQLFALINPLFFQNIIDKVLVGRSIDSLHVLAIGIISIAFAEPLYTFIRNKIFSNTSSQIGSELSGKLYRHLMALPLNYFKLRPTGKIIARSREMSHIRQFLTGSTLMLFIDLLFVSLFIAILFYYSANMTWILIGSLFVFFILWMILGPIIRRQTEKSYQADENGLTFLTESITGIETVKTTATEKYFYHRWQKLLSKQLIQGFKVTMRSEIASQLMTLVSKVTTALLLWVGVKEVMNGGISPGELVAYNMLSAHVTQPVLRLAQIWQDFQHTIISLRRVGDILDEPIENERKGIVSSASIHGCIDFQNIRFRYQPDTPEVLNNLSLSVKAGEFIGITGPSGSGKSTLTKLLQRLYIPQHGQVIVDGMDLAVSDTVTLRRCMSVVLQESMLFVGTITENIRLSKPQASDDDVIEAAKLAGAYEFIMKLPDNFNYHLSERGSNLSGGQRQRIALARALLTKPDILILDEATSALDYESRDVQILINDF
- a CDS encoding DNA polymerase III subunit theta; this encodes MHNLAELSKEDKDKVNVDLAASGVAYRERLGKPVIDIEVENQQPEHLREYFRERLVYYRELSKQFPQGYEYDREG
- a CDS encoding DUF6453 family protein — its product is MAYDVYMFNKVGVKNPYGLSGTRSFNYLRTIDVPRAPLGTWDYSHSVSVTEKSPNTRLIAVPFQATNVWIDQTGWFNHIVINNIQVTGNNINIGLKTSYFYKNDYRGYTDPAARLHVFETHDATKDASNGWLVYTKGTTDYTAITNKTQLGFIVWTYSGIVNNTITLPSNLPNRNSQLVLAYWDHPSAVIEYDHESNTIITNGNSLRMDIVILQSGFTPPLKAGDWGLFLFNKNNQPVITNHYPPIKAPEYIHIGRNASKVYNKPLVPLARYGVFFTGQTGQNRCWHGGLKMFDGFISVQQGSYFKYGSHKTGAGNAFYSECDTIVLNRDDYF
- the gpJ gene encoding TipJ family phage tail tip protein produces the protein MRIQGAKGGSSKPRTPVEQKDSLLSESTAKILLAISEGEIAGGIDDTRIFLDDTPIGNTDGSKNFEGVTWEFRAGTEHQEYIQGIPSVDNEIAVGIELKDDQPYVRNINNTQLSAVRVRFSVPQLLQQHDNGDTTGYRIDYIIELSTDGAGYKEIIKSAFDGKTTTEYQRSHRIDLPKANTGWQVRVRRLTKNQNNARMADKMSIAAITEVIDAKLRYPNTALLFVTFNARQFNNRIPKISVRPRGGILVKVPTNYDPVARTYTGVWDGTFKLSATNNPAWIYYDASIHNRYGCGDRIKIPNISKWDLYKIAQYCDELVPDGRGGDGKEPRFLCDVYFQSQEAAYTVLRDIAAIFRGMAYWADNKVNVVADMPDPVFRVFTNANIAGGKPSYSGGSIQNRYTQALVSFTNTENHSSDDIEAVVDLKLQRRYGVRKTDLSAIGCTRRSEANRRGRWVLLVNSNDRVVTFATGLEGAIPSPGHIIGLADSDFAGRQIGGRISAVEGRKITLDRVASIKVGDRLIVNLPDGRSEGRTVTAVNQKIVTISTEYSQKPEKESVWVVDSDDLAVQLYRVINISDNGDNTYTINGTIHNPDNYDHIDSGARIDERPITVIPPNVQPAPKNVRISSYSQVDQGIAFTTLRVDWEAADSAIAYEAEWRRDNGNWINASRTSTLGFEVNGIYAGRYQVRVRAINASEISSVWASAEETQLNGKEGNPPKPLNLRATSEVWGITLDWGFDVNTSDTLKTELQYSQTNIVEDMQLLADVPYPLKSYRMSGLKAGIRFYFRARLVDKTGNESEWTDIVLGESSTDVEGILDVVGDKFLSTEAGQIMQEQIDFNKDQVADLKIDGAVFEQKIIGIDRELGTINEAVMMNTQFTTELHFSLKEEVADRKAEIFRLEQVQVTDREAAARWQEKISAEVSYNAAEILNIKDTQTSYEKATAQQISQVKAELGETNKEVGDIKSRVTTVETATVDLKQAQAKFEQSTTAEFGEMRGYITNIETSLTNIEFAVSEAIMQTTAQVNETNSELLKTKAEVTRLATATATNEKATAQLVESVKAQHDQSEAEFIDVRKSIAEKDKAQSERTEQVRAELGKDINANKDEIDKNKGELSKVSAAVTNNTQSIATLEETTTQIKQTQQSQYDETTANIGKLTETTASNTKAITEVKEQSQSRFESNEATIANMQQTIANAESSLSEMGMQLTAEVGNQAIEQLRIKASITRLDTVTADKFQAFAQSFEKIETQFNDVNSSITTLKKTVSDNEKSQAETNQLIMSEIGDNKSAIELRGQTIFDHQGNGSAIYTIKTGINWNGQYYDAKFMMGATVQNGKVVTQIGFSADTFGILNPKSGKLEPVFFVENGQVFINEAFINKATIEKIIVGTDMRSKNYDPTKRIGSRFDMSNGVVEIYGSDSAGSMIQKNNEISMYDAQGNLRLFIGNWKGGSFGI